The Lepeophtheirus salmonis chromosome 6, UVic_Lsal_1.4, whole genome shotgun sequence DNA window CATTTATCATTGGCGCCTGTACAGAAATAGTTGAAAATTCCTTCTGTGCAATATATACACATAGTTTTACTACCATGTTCAAATATCTAACGGAATTTTAGAAAAGTTAATACGGGAGAAATTGTAGGAGtagacttaaaaaaattctttttatgtAAATCGAGAGAAATATAACtgataaaattacatttcaaaatcagCGTCATGGTTAtgttaattctaattttattaattcagatacaaatacttatttcacAAGTCTACAATACCAATACTAATAATACAATGGTAATAAATAAGTATGGATAAACTAGTCAGTTGCTCCATACGGACTTTTTTTGctgtatctatatatttataattttatccgttgttttttgagaaaaaatgtctGACTCTAGAcaaattttggactttttttctagtttttttttagagagaaaaGTTTGCTAGATACAAGAAAGGTAACAACATGCTATACATATGGGTTTATTTATCAAAgggtttataaatatatactatgataatataataattgttctAAAGAGGgatctattatttttccaatagatggctgtagtaatgtgtatcttgtaTTGTATAAGTGTGATCGATTTACTATAGATAAAGTTAGAAAGACAAAATTccctaaggaaaaaaaagatactgTTTTGTGATTGGTTGACTCATTATTGTTTGACTGTTTgtcaaaaatggagaaaaatatccCATAGTTTCCAGTTTTAGTTCGATCGAAACCGTGAAAGGCGAAAGTCAtgtggctgaaaatgtgaataatgtttGTAGTCCTAAtattgtaacagccaatcattcattattttggtTTCGTTAATTCCGTTTCAGTATTTTTGAGGTCAAAGATGCACTACGCTCTTGAATGCTAATTAtcgaaaatgtgaataaaataaagacaatcgtcgagtccgaccgtcatgaaagtacagttttaatttttttttcaatatacctAATATACACCTTAATTCCAACTTTTTTATGAGAATCAGCTTTGCAAATTCCCCTGTAGGAAGTCATTTTATGATTCACATACGTGGCCAAGCGTTATTACTTAGTCatctttaaattcaaattttgagaggtaaaaagtaatttttttttcacaaatttaccTATTAACAATGTTGTAGAATACAtgattagctgtcgattgctaagaaaagcATTGTCCAAGTCGCCCCCCTAATCACACAGTAatagaagaggattgagatggCAGGGTTCATCTGCGAAGGACTGTCCCAAAAGGCCATAGGGCAGTAGACTGGTTCCTCAAGGAAGCGATTTACAATGGAACAtaggaaaatagaaaaaaaagactcccaatctctcaaaatttgcataatagagattagtaaataaaaacagttgGCCTGGTATAATATACATTAGACATATcagattatttctttatttacaaaacaaatagGACAataccatattatttttagagacGGGAATCGAGTCAAATTATCAACTTCTGGTAGATTTGtctgatcatttttttttttttgcatacatcAAGTCATTGCAATCTCTTACAAATCCTTATGAAGAAACTAGCATCATGAAAAGCTTGCAATAGATGTATTTAATTTGTAAGACATGTACTTTTGGATGGACAGTtcaattatgatattatatgtatgtcatgtaatatatttatgcatagaatctaaataactattttaaaagatCATAGCCACAGGGAGAAATaaagacaatttaaatattttagtctggaacgtatattaaaaaagtaaaaatatttttttaattacatttagcattgaaggaaaataaataaattattttttgttagaggGGTTTTCAATACCCTCAATGCAAAAATTTCTCTTTAttacgaaaaatatataaaaattaataatatcacggtataatatacaaacaataaattataaatatatattggtgtAATTAAGGCTCTATTTATATGGTAAATATGATAATGAAtcataaagttaattattataattaaataaatgaatatatacatatgagaAAAATGagttaatagatatatatttacttctatctaattataattattaagtctCCTACCCCCTTTCGTTTGAAATGTTGTAAGTACCTATAAATAACattcataaataacttttactgTCTCCTAATtacaaatactttcaaaaaaataaaaattcccttCACTTATCAAATTAcaagatatgaaaaataaattcatttcaatgaatgatttttgaatagtttacataatttcttttttttttagagcaaaTTTATGACAAAATGCCCTCACAAATTGctcaaattaaagataattatagttTTGTAGCAGTGTTATTACTTTCAAAGATGACaagcaattttgtacaaatatttaaaagattatagTAAGAAAATAGTATACACATaccattaaataaaagttatcaattgctttattttttggtCGTACAAGTACTTTTGTTTgtgacatattatttttattgtagtcCCACTAAAGTTATAAGGAGGCTCCAAACTTAAAAATCGATTCATGGGGTTAGAAATGTCGATTCATCATTGActaatcaaattttctttcaattatggaattattctTCTCTAAACATCCACGAGTCTCAATTTTTAAAGCAGTTGAAGTGTATCAAAACGGAGTGTGAAGTCTTTCTTCTacccaaattgtttttttgtcttatgATAGTTTATTTGAACGACTCTACAAGGAATATAAACACTCCCAACATTTTAACGTCCCTTCTGTTACCGTTCGAATCGAACTCAAAAGATATGGACTAATTTTtgtactataaaataatgatagatATGAGTCAGTGTTGTAATCATCCATCTACCTAGACCAGGGTTgtccaaacttttaaaataatgagaCGCAATTTATGTAACAGCAACATAACTACCCTCTAAAACAATCAAATACTCAAAATAACCAACATACAgatgtttaaaataacataaattataaaatgcctacataaaatatttatcatttaaaatagaccaTTCATAAGCAATAAAACTTCCATCGAGAGCTTTTGGTTTCTGTTCAACCGCTAATAGTCGATAAACTGTAGACACAAATttcaatgtaattatattaactttCATTAAGACTGACGATAAGTTGATATCCCCCTCATCAACAATTCCtaaatattgtctaatttttatttttccagtcTGTGAATAAGGACACTTCATGAATAGATGAATATCATCCTCTTCTTCCTCCTTACACAGTCTACAAATACTTGTAGCGTTCTTTTTCACCCATTTATTTGCAGGCAGTGAATTTGTAGTCAGCCTATAATTTACCCACTATGTGTAATGGGAAATCAGAGGggtttgaatactttttaaccAGAACCTCAAACCAAATGAGGTAGGTAGAGTTATGAAGTTTTTGATCCTCTCTTTCGAAACACTCCTTATCAATTGGAAAAATGCATTCacattcatttcttttaaatgcgTATACATTAATCAAAATGAGCCCATCATTTTGTAACTCCTCCAATTTTATATCCCCCGCCACGTTCCATCCTGTTCGGGTCAATTTCCTCTGACCACGTTCTCCAAATATCTGCAATACTCTTAGGTTTCGAACTAGAGGTTCCGTTCCTTTCGTACACAATAAAACGTTCTCAAGCAACTTTGAACATACATAACCTATACCACTTCAAAAGCAtcccttaattttaaataattttataaggtCGGCatggtaatttgaaaaaaaagggtaaaaaatacCACTTGAAGTGAAAATGAGTAGTAGGCCGGACGTAAACATTAAACAGACATCCTTTACCGAGACTATTCTAGAATTATTCCATCCAATGcttaaaataatgatagatACTTTTATAGTCAAAGATAGATACTCGGAGCTTTACtaaacaaattcatttattttggtTGACTGACGTTggtactttaatttaatattgaatttatgataattaaacCATATAAAGggtattctaaaatatttttaaagacaaataataGGGATGGACCAATTTTAAGTGTTATGTAAAGGCAAATACAACTGTATCCCCTAGAATATCAAACCTTAAGAAGAATTAGACAattgtatgttttaaaaaaaattgatgtatgtTGTAACATAAGAATCATTGtgatgataaataatttcaaaattagattGAGTCAGAAAGTAAACCTCTTAttcctgaatttttatttgtgttacACGTTTTTGTTTGGTAGGGTTGAAAGAAAAGTTTcctaatttagttatatttttattaaccgtagttttattttatgaaaaaatacttgTGATTGGCGAATACTAATCATTAGTCAAACATTTTCACTGTAATAATTTAGTAGAGACATATCtatgtaaaagtaaataattaccTATGTaagttatacataattattgaaaGTTTGTTTAAACACAAGACTACGGGGAGGGAAGTATGAAGGGGTAATTCACccttttgactaaaattttgatgtcaaacTTGTTAAAAAGACAACGTttatagttcaaaaatgaatgtaagttgtccaaatttgatttttatgtggcacattataaaatgaacaatatttagtattttcattttttttaaatagtcctttttataaattaaaaagagaggcaatttgtcaaatttgaacttttctataaaaaaataaaaataaaaaactgtatttcaaaattgtcaaagttttgtcaaaaagtaattCACACCTTTTGCCCCTCACCCCATAAAAAAATCTCAGTAACAGGCAGGGGTAGGGTATTCATTACCTCTTTTAAAAGCtgagttccaaaaaaaatgaaagttggGCTGACAATTACCAATCATGGTCAATGTATTGACTATttgctataatattttttaatagatttttgtatattatttatttctgtcaacaaatataataatttaaagacaaagttttttttttttaaatttgtatgaagAATTGGGGaaaccctttttaaattattgtagttttatcataaaaaattacataacaaaaaacataatgaaATCCTTGGAAATACCTGGAATTGGGATTTCATATCTTACTCATAATAGATTAGGAACTTATATCTAAGTACTttaatgtgaaaaatatttttatttcattcttaaatacCAAAGCAGTAAcgtaaaaatatacacataagcaattaatttaatttaaaattaaagctttgGGGTAATATTACATTGTAATgtcactgattttttttttttttttaatacgtattcaaaaattttaaaatcatttttatcgGAGCTAATAAAATACGACATTCACAATAACACTaacttaattgataaaaatacgcAAAACAatccttaaaattaaattttagattggCGTGACgtacttttcatattttttaaaatggtgTTTTGAAGTCAAAGATAGGTACTTAACTTCTTTTCCATCCAAGGTCTACAAATTATTCGCGCCAATAATAcggtattttaattaaaagtgcaGCATATTTTGCTCCTGAGCACTAACAATTGCTCTCAGGCCCATAGGATGTAACACATCATCATTTGTAACTCTGTTTCCTATTAAGGCTTTAGAGTTTAGAAAAGGCAAAATCCTTGGTTTCCGATTAATCTCTTCTGTTCTTTTTGGAAATACCAAACAAAACCATACCTTCGGCAACGTTAGTATTAGCATGCtctaatctttttaaatttagctTTACCAAGCACATTAAAATACCCCCAGCGGGACAATCTACAAAGGCATGtcaagtgtcaaaaaatattttaaatttgctaaacttataataaaattggaagataaatctgtataataattaatgtcaaTAAtgttacaattaatatttttttgcagataatttttttattcatcccaCAGCttaagataaaatacataatataactaaaagtaatataattaaaacaaaaaaataaagtgattaACTTAAAAAGGGGccagcaaaaaaagaaaaggataaagAGAGACTCGGAAGGAGCCTGTTGTGCATTATAAAGAAGTTACAAGTCGTAAGTTAGAGTAAGAGGGATAAAATGTCCAAGTACTATTTGGCATTAAAACTAACGAAATTggatcttatttaaaaaagtgatggCATCTTTTGATTAGCACTCAAATAAAAGTAACCATGAAATGTATTCTGAGAAACTGAATGTAGATGTTTTTACCTTTTCCttttactgaattttttttaaagttgcttACTTTTCAAGTGATAattgttgattatttattatatgtaagaaaaaacGATTTAGAAGCATTATCTTTGctttttgtgaaataattacAGTAGGGATTTCAAACTGAAATCTGCttaaaacaaagtaatatatcatttgtacttaaattattatattatttttcattcagtGATAAAGTGGCATGATTTTCACAGGAGACGCAatgtgtaaattttattaacaaattttagaatctggtatataaaaatggaaatttcaCAActtgttttaacttttttcctaATTTGGTCTCCCCTATAACTTTTAgtttcctataaaatattttcatagtgGTCCTTACACTCATGGCCTCCTAATATTCCGTCACTGGTTGTACTGATATCAGAacgaaaaacaaataaaaatataaagatctatttaatcaatatattaacattaccaaaacaatttctttcaaaaaacttttcatattatAGAGGGCTAACAAGGTTTCTGTGCCACAAAAAAGCATTATGATAtatgttattcaataaaatcatctccagcctcaattacagtacCTATACGAGGCCGAAAGTGCGAGCAGGCCTTCTCCTCTTGATCCCTTGGCGAAATCCTGGAACTCCATTTTGATCCTTATGATATATTCATCTTTGATGTTGCAGGGGGTTCGGTTGGTTTTTCGTTCAATTTAGTATGTAAATTGTCGCTCTGGATTTTGTATGGGTTTTTATTTatgacataataaatattagttcaataataatgaatattgaacctttagctataaaatataatttttatcactcataaaaaaaaaagaatgcgcAAAATTAATGTGTCTGGCAGAATAAGATTCGTTCAATCAAATCTAACTGTTTAAGAATAATCAATTATCATTCAAACGTCCCACACACACTTTCTGTGGGTTTTCTTGagcaaaaaatacatatatatgtcatTAATTACTTCTCAACTATTGTTCAATGCATTCAatgttaattgaaaataaacatcTTGAGAAAAAAACCACAACGATATAAATCTTCAAAGTGTTTTGAAATTAAGCCCTTGAGCATTAATTTCTTGTATAATGcgttacttacatatattaaaagctGAAGAATTCTTATTCTTtacatttataagaattattttttttattctgtctcacaataaaatattatcaatagaCGCAAGTCACGAATGAATATTATGTTCATGTATATGAAGATTGCAAATAttcaagaggaaaaaaatatcccaaatgaTTTTcacatcatatttttgaaaaaagatggagattattcaataaatcatttctatgtatgtatattattttttgaaaaacatgaaaaattttaacctccataaatacttttacagtcaaaataaaaaatattttataagttcgACCTCTTGTCGTGAACCATAAAATAAAGAACTCCGTCAATGGTACCTCATTTGTTAGGTATTACTTAAGTTAATGTGTCTCttcaaatgaatacaaaaacaagttttaaagttatgacatcTAATTACTATTATCTTCATTTAATGTTAATACCTACAATAATGaatcatatgtacataatatgggAATCCCATTCAAAAATCCCAAGTACttacaattaaatatcaatataaagaaTGGATGGCTCAACCTAAAGAATCAGTTCCTGAAAAGATACACGAGAAGCAATTATGATAttcattttgtttctttgttctTTAATTGTGACAATTTCTGCTCGTCCTCAAGAGAGCAACAGCTATATCAAAACaagtaataataatgttttggtTGACACAACCTCCAAGAATTGCTCTTATTAtgcaaataaagattataaatgtGTTCCATACTATGGTTGTGAAGATGGTGAAATCGTGACAGACGGTAGTGACATCATTAATATCCGCTCGTTATTGTCTGCTGAATTAGATCCTGCTTCATCTAAATGTCCGGGGTATCTTGAAGTATGTTGTAGACATCCTAAACTTAGTACAAATGCTCCACCGCCGGCCTCGACTCCTAGAACACCAAGGAGCTATGTTCCTCAGTGTGGAAAAAGAAACTATGGTGGAATAGGAGTGCGGATTCAATACGAGCAATACAAAGGAAGTACTCAATTTGGTGAATGGCCTCATATGTGTGCAGTATTAGAGCATCAAGAAACTCCTTATGATCAATCTATTAATGTCTATCAATGTGGTGGCTCACTCATTGCTCCAGGTGTCATACTTACAGCAGCGCATTGTGTACAGTGAGTTTTACAAATTGTTTAAGCCATCAAAGgtcaatttaatatatgttttttttttttaaatttgtagaaatctAAAATCATTGAATATTAAAGTTAGATGTGGTGAGTGGGACACTCAACAAGAAGTTGAACCAAGAAAGCATCAGGATAGATTTATTGAAGATGTCATGATACATCCATTGTATGATCCTAAAAATTTGCACAACGATTTTGCGCTACTTTTTACTGAAAAGGATTTCGAGTTATCTACTCACATTGATACCATTTGTTTACCTGATAACCTTGATGGAATCTATAGTTATGAACAGGAAGACTGCATTGCCACTGGATGGGGGAAGGATAGATTTGGCAATCATGGTGAATATCAAGTCATACTTAAGCAAGTTGAAATGAATATGGTGAATTCTACTGAATGTGAAAAAAGACTAAGACGTACACGTCTAGGAAAGAGTTTCAAACTCGATGAATCCTTTGTTTGTGCAGGTGGAGAAAAGAACAAAGACACTTGCAAAGGGGATGGGGGAAGTCCACTAGTTTGTTTAATAAAGAGCAATGATTACAGTACGGATGAGCCAAGATATGTTCAAGCTGGTATTGTTGCTTGGGGTATTAATTGTGGCGTAGAAGGGAATCCCGGAGTATATGCAAACGTTGCAGATGGTCTTTGCTTTATTCATTGGGCTACTCGTTGCAAGACTGAGcttcaaaattatttccaaatatcTGGCTGTGAAAATTGGGTCCATGATGAAACTCAAGCTCTTCGATATCAAAATGAACGCTTCCAGAGGAAATTGGATGTAATTTCTAGAGATGAAAGCGAAACAGCttctagtaaaaagaatattttgaaaaaaattgcaaagaatgaattatttttaaacaaatttgagaAGGCAAATCATGTTTGTCAAATTTCAAGAACTGAGCCACCAATAGATCTTTCCAATTTTGCCCGAACGAAATTTGTATCAGATGATGATAGCCAAAGTTATCGTAAATAAAGTTTACtctctgaataattaattatatttctttaattttaaaattgttaaattagttatttaaatactatagtACCTGGACTAataagtttttatgttttttaaatgaataaaaatagaaacatacA harbors:
- the LOC121120688 gene encoding phenoloxidase-activating factor 2, coding for MIFILFLCSLIVTISARPQESNSYIKTSNNNVLVDTTSKNCSYYANKDYKCVPYYGCEDGEIVTDGSDIINIRSLLSAELDPASSKCPGYLEVCCRHPKLSTNAPPPASTPRTPRSYVPQCGKRNYGGIGVRIQYEQYKGSTQFGEWPHMCAVLEHQETPYDQSINVYQCGGSLIAPGVILTAAHCVQNLKSLNIKVRCGEWDTQQEVEPRKHQDRFIEDVMIHPLYDPKNLHNDFALLFTEKDFELSTHIDTICLPDNLDGIYSYEQEDCIATGWGKDRFGNHGEYQVILKQVEMNMVNSTECEKRLRRTRLGKSFKLDESFVCAGGEKNKDTCKGDGGSPLVCLIKSNDYSTDEPRYVQAGIVAWGINCGVEGNPGVYANVADGLCFIHWATRCKTELQNYFQISGCENWVHDETQALRYQNERFQRKLDVISRDESETASSKKNILKKIAKNELFLNKFEKANHVCQISRTEPPIDLSNFARTKFVSDDDSQSYRK